In Blastopirellula sp. J2-11, a single genomic region encodes these proteins:
- a CDS encoding ROK family protein, whose protein sequence is MFLGIEIGGTKLQVALGQPGQEPIALERMDVQPDRGAIGILDQIETAGHRLLQKNSAKAIGVGFGGPVDPQTGVIAKSHQIEGWDHFPLGDWCKKTFNLPTSLCNDCDAAALAEALYGAGQGADSVFYVTVGTGVGGGFVYQGQQFGADRPAIAEIGHLRPGIHADRPEITVESIASGWGLAAEARSRLMGDVSRSLSLARNRSPIADQTSDEFARDLLLRCDHDLDQLTAKVIGQAAADGNELARDILEHGTQALGWAIAQVITLIAPQIIVIGGGVSLMGDQLFFTPLRAQVRRFAFPPLTDSYAIVPAALGELVVVHGAIALAAKSS, encoded by the coding sequence ATGTTCCTCGGAATCGAGATCGGCGGAACCAAACTGCAAGTCGCCCTGGGCCAACCGGGGCAAGAGCCCATCGCGCTGGAGCGCATGGACGTGCAGCCCGACCGTGGTGCGATCGGCATTCTGGATCAGATCGAAACCGCCGGCCATCGCTTGCTGCAAAAGAACAGCGCGAAAGCGATCGGAGTCGGCTTCGGCGGCCCGGTCGATCCGCAAACCGGCGTCATCGCCAAGAGCCATCAGATCGAAGGTTGGGACCACTTTCCGCTGGGCGATTGGTGCAAAAAAACGTTCAACCTGCCGACCTCGCTTTGCAATGACTGTGACGCCGCCGCGCTGGCTGAAGCGTTGTACGGAGCAGGGCAGGGCGCCGACAGCGTCTTCTACGTCACCGTCGGCACCGGCGTCGGCGGCGGCTTCGTCTATCAGGGGCAGCAGTTTGGCGCCGATCGTCCCGCGATCGCCGAGATCGGCCATCTCCGCCCCGGCATTCATGCCGATCGCCCAGAGATCACCGTCGAGTCGATCGCCAGCGGTTGGGGTCTGGCCGCCGAAGCCCGCTCGCGTCTGATGGGAGACGTCTCTCGCTCGCTCTCTCTGGCACGCAACCGGAGCCCGATCGCCGATCAAACCAGCGACGAGTTTGCCCGCGACCTGCTGCTCCGCTGTGATCACGATCTCGATCAGTTAACCGCCAAGGTTATCGGTCAAGCTGCCGCCGACGGCAACGAACTGGCTCGCGATATCTTGGAGCATGGAACGCAAGCGCTCGGCTGGGCGATCGCCCAAGTCATCACGCTAATCGCGCCGCAAATCATCGTGATCGGCGGCGGCGTTTCGCTAATGGGCGATCAACTCTTCTTCACGCCGCTACGAGCGCAAGTGCGGCGGTTTGCGTTTCCCCCGCTGACCGATAGCTATGCGATCGTACCCGCGGCGCTAGGGGAATTGGTGGTTGTTCACGGAGCGATTGCGCTGGCGGCGAAATCTTCGTAG
- the dapB gene encoding 4-hydroxy-tetrahydrodipicolinate reductase, which yields MSAPRVVISGAAGRMGQRLIALGHQNPEIQLVAALEHDGHPKLGEDAGAMAGAGSIDLPLSSKLEVEADALIDFSIPAGAERAINLCVDHKIALVMATTGLTDDHKAMLQAASQKIPVVWAPSMSLAVNLTMKLTEIAAAALKDYPAGADVEIVERHHRFKEDSPSGTALKFGEIVAAQMGQTKETHGREGRPGERPHDEIGYHAIRVGDNPGEHTIIFGLMGETIELTVRASNRDCYANGALKAAQFAAGKPVGLYTMSDVLGL from the coding sequence ATGAGCGCACCGCGCGTGGTGATCAGCGGCGCTGCTGGTCGAATGGGACAGCGATTGATTGCGTTGGGGCATCAAAACCCAGAAATCCAGTTGGTCGCCGCCTTAGAGCATGACGGCCATCCCAAACTGGGCGAAGACGCCGGCGCGATGGCCGGCGCTGGTTCGATCGATTTACCGCTGTCGTCTAAGTTGGAAGTCGAAGCCGACGCACTGATCGATTTTTCGATTCCGGCCGGCGCCGAGCGCGCGATCAACCTGTGCGTCGATCATAAGATCGCCCTAGTGATGGCGACGACCGGACTGACCGATGACCACAAAGCGATGCTGCAAGCGGCGTCGCAAAAGATCCCCGTCGTCTGGGCGCCCAGCATGAGTCTGGCGGTCAACCTGACGATGAAGCTGACCGAGATCGCCGCCGCCGCGCTGAAGGATTATCCCGCAGGCGCCGATGTCGAAATCGTCGAGCGGCATCATCGCTTCAAGGAAGATTCGCCCAGCGGGACGGCGCTCAAATTTGGTGAGATCGTCGCGGCGCAAATGGGGCAAACCAAAGAGACGCATGGTCGCGAAGGTCGTCCCGGTGAGCGGCCGCATGACGAGATCGGCTATCACGCGATTCGCGTCGGCGATAACCCCGGCGAGCATACGATCATCTTCGGCCTGATGGGCGAAACGATCGAACTGACTGTCCGGGCCAGCAACCGAGATTGCTACGCCAACGGCGCGCTCAAAGCGGCGCAGTTCGCTGCTGGCAAACCGGTCGGGCTCTATACGATGTCGGACGTCCTAGGACTTTAA
- a CDS encoding signal peptidase II yields the protein MPTSENASSSSQPALPVVSRSRYVIFFTLAIAGCVLDLWTKHAVFQADAHFPLIEREGVNPLRIYWLIENYVGFETSLNHGALFGLGQGGTPIFAGFSVLAAIGIIYWLFIAKAARDLWLTIALGSVTAGIFGNLYDRLGMYHGFGQWDKGAVRDWILLTAGSYNYRWPNFNIADSFLVCGAALLLIHAFLAPVGDNPTQSRKDHPPQQEV from the coding sequence GTGCCAACCAGCGAGAACGCGTCTAGCTCGTCACAGCCGGCTTTGCCGGTCGTTTCCCGCAGCCGCTATGTCATCTTCTTCACCTTGGCGATCGCCGGGTGCGTGTTGGACCTTTGGACCAAGCATGCGGTTTTTCAGGCCGACGCCCATTTTCCGCTGATCGAGCGCGAAGGGGTCAATCCGCTGCGGATCTACTGGCTGATCGAAAACTATGTTGGTTTTGAGACCTCGCTGAACCATGGCGCGCTGTTCGGGTTAGGGCAGGGAGGAACGCCGATTTTTGCAGGCTTTTCTGTCCTCGCGGCGATCGGAATCATCTACTGGCTATTCATCGCTAAAGCAGCGCGGGATCTCTGGCTGACGATCGCTTTAGGAAGCGTCACGGCAGGAATCTTCGGCAATTTATATGATCGACTCGGCATGTATCACGGCTTCGGCCAGTGGGACAAAGGCGCGGTTCGTGATTGGATATTGCTGACGGCTGGCTCTTACAACTATCGCTGGCCCAATTTTAATATCGCCGACAGCTTTTTAGTTTGCGGCGCCGCATTGCTGCTTATTCACGCATTCTTAGCACCTGTGGGGGATAATCCGACGCAATCGCGTAAAGACCACCCGCCCCAACAAGAAGTGTAA
- a CDS encoding MFS transporter — MDKPLEHVDQPTSELRIEDPAHLPPLSRDVSFWGMTVTQFFGAFNDNVFKQLLLLMGVNQVVNGEGQDLQGIAMIIFSLPFLLLAGPAGYLADKYSKTTVIVLSKVAEIIAMLLGVIGFWYFGMFGFAGLFVVLFLMGAQSTFFGPAKYGILPETLHEPDLPKANGIFLMTTFLAIIFGTVAAGVLRDQLGGASTVATEAAGDVVGAIRDSSNSNLWVGSAICVVIAVVGTLTSLLVRKTKPAKPHAQLTIGACTVPPSAIRLFRAQPAMLKALLASCVFWLCAGVVQQSVNSLGVVQLELSDTQTSIMNGLIGVGIALGCMIAGLMSKNRIDFRIVQIGAWGISGSLALLALPGPFHGHLLGFWGSLPVLIVLGACTGMFSVPIQVYLQAKAPLSQKGEVIAEMSRANWVAILLSGVLYGLFDKILINFDWPRCYLFAFTVLIMLPVAIFYHPPSEDLE, encoded by the coding sequence ATGGATAAACCGCTGGAACATGTAGATCAGCCGACGTCGGAGCTTCGGATCGAAGACCCTGCACACCTGCCGCCGCTTTCACGCGACGTCAGCTTTTGGGGAATGACGGTCACGCAGTTCTTTGGAGCGTTTAACGACAACGTCTTCAAGCAACTGCTGTTGCTGATGGGCGTCAACCAGGTCGTCAACGGCGAGGGGCAAGACCTGCAGGGGATCGCGATGATCATCTTCTCGCTCCCTTTTTTGTTATTGGCCGGCCCGGCGGGATACCTGGCTGACAAATACTCAAAGACGACGGTGATCGTGCTCTCTAAAGTGGCCGAAATCATCGCGATGCTGCTGGGCGTAATCGGCTTTTGGTACTTCGGCATGTTCGGCTTCGCCGGCTTGTTTGTCGTCCTCTTTTTGATGGGCGCCCAAAGCACCTTTTTCGGCCCCGCCAAATATGGCATTTTGCCCGAGACGCTGCACGAACCCGACCTGCCTAAAGCGAACGGCATCTTCTTGATGACGACCTTTCTGGCGATCATTTTTGGCACCGTTGCGGCCGGCGTATTACGCGATCAATTGGGAGGAGCCAGCACGGTCGCTACAGAGGCAGCCGGCGACGTCGTCGGCGCAATACGCGATTCATCGAACAGCAATCTGTGGGTCGGATCAGCGATCTGCGTGGTGATTGCCGTGGTCGGCACGCTGACTTCACTGCTCGTACGCAAGACGAAGCCAGCCAAACCGCACGCCCAACTGACCATCGGCGCGTGCACCGTTCCGCCGAGTGCGATCCGGCTGTTTCGCGCCCAACCGGCGATGCTAAAGGCGCTGCTGGCGTCGTGCGTCTTCTGGCTTTGCGCCGGCGTCGTGCAGCAATCGGTCAATTCGCTGGGGGTCGTACAACTTGAGCTTTCCGATACCCAAACCAGCATCATGAACGGGCTGATCGGCGTCGGCATCGCGCTCGGCTGTATGATCGCCGGGCTGATGTCGAAAAACCGGATCGACTTTCGCATCGTGCAGATCGGCGCTTGGGGGATCAGCGGGTCGTTGGCGCTGCTGGCGCTGCCGGGCCCCTTTCACGGGCACCTGCTTGGCTTTTGGGGAAGCTTGCCGGTCTTGATCGTCTTGGGAGCATGCACCGGCATGTTCTCGGTGCCGATTCAAGTTTATCTGCAAGCGAAGGCCCCGCTGTCGCAAAAAGGGGAAGTGATCGCCGAGATGAGCCGCGCCAATTGGGTAGCGATCTTGCTATCAGGCGTTCTCTATGGTCTGTTCGATAAGATCCTGATAAATTTCGATTGGCCCCGCTGCTACTTGTTCGCATTTACCGTGTTGATCATGTTGCCGGTCGCCATTTTTTATCATCCCCCTAGCGAAGATTTAGAGTAA
- a CDS encoding cytochrome c, whose product MKFRLIPLGLFVLLCGASLAAAGDPEKGYRVIVDKPLISPYWDQETFDNTWRVWPQELKELAEKASPDQRRKLAYERYGLTPRPDNPDKPLQYVVSDDGDWTPNCFTCHGGEVAGQVIPGAPNHRYAMQTLADDIRIAKMLLGKKLLTSDYGSALVPLGGTNGTTNAVMFGVILMSFRDADLNVHRGAGFPPTKHHDMDAPAWWSFSAKDYLYCDAFAPKSSKGLMQFALARENGPKKFRGWQEDFEHVYAYLQSLEAPKYPFEIDRPLAEQGRIAFEKTCAQCHGKYETGEKYPSVVVDIAEIGTDPVRYEALSPAARKVYGDSWFNDYNRGAKSADDTPGYVAPHLSGVWASPPYLHNGSVPTLWHILNPTERPTVWRRTSGDYDQQHSGLTIEAFSTMPPGVTRRDEKRTYFDTRKFGKSATGHDYPDELSAAEKRAVLEYLKTL is encoded by the coding sequence ATGAAGTTTCGCCTGATTCCCCTTGGTTTGTTTGTGCTTCTGTGCGGAGCTTCGCTCGCTGCGGCGGGAGATCCGGAGAAAGGGTACCGCGTCATTGTCGATAAGCCGCTGATCTCGCCCTATTGGGATCAGGAGACCTTCGACAATACTTGGCGCGTTTGGCCCCAAGAACTCAAGGAGTTGGCCGAGAAAGCTTCGCCTGATCAACGCCGTAAATTGGCCTACGAGCGGTACGGGCTCACTCCACGACCTGACAATCCTGACAAGCCGCTGCAATATGTCGTCAGCGACGACGGCGATTGGACTCCCAATTGCTTTACCTGTCACGGCGGCGAAGTTGCAGGACAGGTCATCCCCGGCGCTCCCAATCATCGCTATGCGATGCAAACGTTGGCCGATGATATTCGGATCGCCAAGATGCTGTTGGGCAAAAAGTTGCTGACGTCCGACTATGGCTCGGCATTGGTTCCGCTGGGAGGAACCAACGGGACGACCAACGCCGTGATGTTTGGCGTCATCTTAATGAGCTTTCGCGACGCCGATCTAAACGTGCATCGCGGCGCTGGGTTTCCGCCAACCAAGCATCACGATATGGATGCTCCTGCCTGGTGGAGCTTCTCGGCCAAGGATTACCTCTACTGCGACGCATTCGCGCCGAAAAGCAGCAAGGGGCTCATGCAGTTTGCGCTGGCTCGCGAGAATGGCCCTAAAAAGTTCCGCGGTTGGCAGGAAGACTTTGAACATGTCTATGCCTATCTGCAATCGCTGGAAGCCCCCAAATATCCCTTCGAAATCGATCGCCCGTTAGCAGAGCAGGGGCGCATTGCGTTTGAGAAAACCTGTGCGCAGTGTCACGGGAAGTACGAAACCGGCGAGAAGTACCCTTCGGTGGTTGTCGATATTGCCGAAATCGGCACCGATCCGGTCCGCTACGAGGCGCTCTCGCCGGCCGCTCGCAAAGTGTACGGCGATAGTTGGTTCAACGATTACAACCGCGGCGCCAAATCGGCGGATGACACCCCAGGCTACGTCGCGCCCCATTTGTCTGGCGTCTGGGCGTCGCCGCCGTACCTGCACAACGGATCGGTCCCCACGCTTTGGCACATTCTGAACCCGACCGAGCGACCGACGGTCTGGCGGCGGACCAGCGGCGACTACGACCAACAGCACAGCGGGCTGACGATCGAAGCGTTTTCGACCATGCCGCCTGGCGTGACGCGTCGCGACGAGAAGCGCACCTATTTTGACACGCGCAAGTTCGGCAAAAGCGCGACGGGGCACGACTACCCCGATGAGTTGTCTGCCGCAGAAAAGCGAGCGGTGCTTGAATACCTGAAAACTCTGTAA
- a CDS encoding TraR/DksA family transcriptional regulator, protein MPTSPSDPKKNGMKPADAEPFRVLLQALRARLRGDVSQLTESALRKTRSEASGDLSSMPIHMADIGSDNYEQEFTLNMLAAEEGTLHLIQEALARIESGVYGACVECGGRIKKPRLHAIPYTPLCIDCANQRERV, encoded by the coding sequence ATGCCCACGAGCCCCTCGGATCCGAAAAAAAACGGCATGAAGCCGGCCGACGCCGAGCCTTTTCGCGTGCTGCTGCAGGCGTTGCGCGCCCGCCTGCGCGGCGACGTCTCGCAATTGACCGAGTCGGCGCTCCGCAAAACGCGGAGCGAAGCCTCAGGCGACCTGTCGAGCATGCCGATCCACATGGCGGACATCGGCAGCGACAATTACGAACAAGAGTTTACGCTCAACATGTTGGCGGCTGAGGAAGGGACGCTGCACCTGATTCAAGAAGCTCTGGCGAGAATTGAGTCCGGCGTGTATGGTGCGTGCGTCGAATGCGGCGGACGGATCAAAAAGCCGCGACTTCACGCGATTCCTTACACCCCGCTTTGCATTGACTGTGCCAACCAGCGAGAACGCGTCTAG
- the thiC gene encoding phosphomethylpyrimidine synthase ThiC, producing the protein MTTQLLQARAGNITPEMEFVAKRENISAELVRDEVASGRLVIPANKVHLAGRLEPMGIGLATTCKINANIGNSAVTSDSDSELTKLHTAVHFGADTVMDLSTGKDIDSIRKKIIEASPVPIGTVPIYQMLEELGGTIEDMRPQHFLDMVEHQAKQGVDYMTVHCGIKLEHLHLSTHRVTGIVSRGGSLIAKWMMAHRKQNPLLTHFDDLCAIMREYDVTWSLGDGMRPGSIADASDEAQFAELDVLGECTMRGRELGTQVMVEGPGHIPLDQIQMNMERQQEICDGAPFYVLGPLVTDIAPGYDHITSAIGAAMAGWHGAAMLCYVTPKEHLGLPENEDVKQGVIAYKISAHAADVARKRPGAQDRDDALSRARFGFDWNEQFRLSLDPETAKAYHDQTLPQDTFKSAHFCSMCGPKYCSMKITEEIREMAAEQGGLIQLAETPE; encoded by the coding sequence ATGACCACGCAATTGCTTCAGGCCCGTGCAGGCAATATCACCCCCGAAATGGAGTTCGTGGCGAAGCGAGAAAATATCAGCGCCGAGTTGGTCCGCGACGAGGTCGCCTCTGGCCGTTTGGTGATTCCCGCGAACAAAGTCCACCTGGCCGGTCGGCTCGAGCCGATGGGCATCGGGTTGGCGACTACCTGCAAGATTAACGCCAACATCGGCAATTCGGCGGTCACCAGCGATAGCGATAGCGAGCTGACGAAACTACACACCGCGGTTCACTTTGGCGCCGATACGGTGATGGATTTGTCGACCGGCAAAGATATCGACAGCATCCGCAAGAAGATCATTGAGGCCAGCCCGGTCCCGATCGGCACCGTGCCGATCTATCAGATGCTGGAAGAACTGGGCGGCACGATCGAAGATATGCGTCCGCAGCACTTCCTGGATATGGTTGAGCATCAGGCCAAGCAGGGGGTCGACTACATGACCGTCCACTGCGGCATCAAGCTCGAGCATCTCCATCTTTCGACGCATCGCGTGACCGGCATCGTCAGCCGCGGCGGTTCGTTGATCGCCAAATGGATGATGGCGCACCGCAAGCAAAACCCGTTGCTGACGCACTTCGACGATCTGTGCGCCATCATGCGAGAATACGACGTCACCTGGAGTCTGGGAGACGGCATGCGTCCCGGTTCGATCGCCGACGCGTCAGACGAAGCGCAATTTGCCGAACTGGACGTACTGGGCGAATGCACGATGCGGGGCCGTGAGCTCGGCACGCAGGTGATGGTCGAAGGTCCGGGCCATATTCCGTTGGATCAAATCCAAATGAACATGGAACGTCAGCAGGAAATCTGCGACGGCGCCCCGTTCTACGTGCTCGGTCCGTTGGTGACCGATATTGCTCCCGGCTATGACCACATCACCAGCGCAATCGGCGCCGCGATGGCCGGTTGGCACGGAGCCGCGATGCTGTGCTATGTGACGCCGAAAGAACACTTGGGCTTGCCCGAGAACGAAGACGTCAAGCAAGGGGTGATCGCTTACAAGATCTCGGCCCACGCGGCCGATGTCGCTCGCAAGCGCCCCGGCGCCCAAGATCGTGATGACGCGCTCAGCCGTGCCCGGTTTGGCTTCGACTGGAACGAGCAGTTCCGTCTTTCGCTCGATCCGGAGACCGCCAAAGCGTATCACGATCAGACTCTGCCGCAGGACACCTTCAAAAGCGCTCACTTCTGCAGCATGTGCGGTCCGAAGTATTGCTCGATGAAGATCACCGAAGAAATTCGAGAGATGGCGGCCGAACAAGGGGGCCTGATCCAACTGGCTGAAACCCCCGAATAG
- the thrC gene encoding threonine synthase has translation MADAPSAYQKCLSPDCGKTYDIGQVLVACPACGELLDVKYDWDQVKPPSSWKEIEANWARRDNRLNFSGVWRFRSLFPYATDEQIVTLGEGQTLLQQTDKVGDYVGLDAGKLHLQYEGMNPSGSFKDNGMTAAFTHAHIVGAKRAACASTGNTSASLAMYCSVTQLMKAVIFIGSGKISYGKLSQALDYGALTLQIAGDFDDAMARVREVTKDLGIYLVNSVNPFRLEGQKSVMFRVLEALRWEPPDWIVVPGGNLGNSSAFGKAFAELKELGLITRIPRLAVINASGADTLDQLYNQHGLRWNEGRFDQDLINNYYRNMDETGAKASTLASAIEINRPVNLTKCLRALHDCDGVVRQVSDQEIMDAKSQVGSGGMGCEPASAASVAGAKMLREEGVIAPSDRVVCILTGHLLKDPNATVAYHTTDQDYFNQVLGSRGVKRAAHANRAVAVKNELDEIVQAIQLYG, from the coding sequence GTGGCCGACGCTCCCTCCGCCTATCAAAAATGCCTCTCGCCCGACTGTGGGAAAACCTACGACATCGGTCAGGTGCTGGTCGCCTGTCCCGCATGCGGCGAGCTGCTTGACGTCAAGTACGACTGGGATCAGGTAAAGCCCCCCAGCAGTTGGAAAGAGATCGAAGCCAACTGGGCGCGCCGCGACAACCGGCTCAACTTTAGCGGCGTCTGGCGTTTTCGCAGTCTCTTCCCTTACGCGACCGATGAGCAGATCGTGACGCTGGGCGAAGGGCAAACGCTGTTGCAACAAACCGATAAAGTGGGCGACTATGTCGGGCTCGACGCGGGCAAGCTGCATCTGCAATACGAAGGGATGAACCCTTCCGGCAGTTTCAAAGACAACGGCATGACCGCCGCGTTTACGCATGCCCACATCGTTGGCGCGAAGCGGGCCGCATGTGCGTCGACCGGCAACACCAGCGCATCACTGGCGATGTACTGTTCGGTCACGCAGTTGATGAAAGCGGTCATCTTTATCGGATCGGGCAAAATCTCGTACGGCAAGCTGTCGCAGGCGCTCGACTATGGGGCGCTCACGTTGCAGATCGCCGGCGACTTTGATGACGCGATGGCCCGCGTGCGTGAAGTGACCAAAGATCTGGGCATCTACCTGGTCAACAGCGTCAATCCATTTCGGCTTGAAGGTCAGAAGTCGGTGATGTTCCGCGTGCTGGAAGCGCTGCGCTGGGAACCGCCAGATTGGATCGTCGTGCCAGGCGGAAACCTGGGCAACTCCAGTGCGTTTGGCAAAGCGTTCGCCGAATTGAAAGAGTTGGGCTTGATCACGCGAATCCCGCGTCTGGCCGTTATTAACGCATCGGGCGCCGACACCCTGGACCAGCTTTATAACCAGCATGGGCTGCGCTGGAACGAAGGGCGTTTCGATCAGGATTTGATCAACAATTACTATCGCAACATGGACGAGACCGGCGCCAAAGCGTCTACCTTGGCCAGCGCGATCGAAATCAATCGTCCAGTCAACCTGACGAAGTGTCTGCGAGCGCTGCATGACTGCGACGGCGTGGTCCGTCAGGTCAGCGATCAAGAGATCATGGACGCTAAGAGCCAGGTCGGATCGGGCGGTATGGGCTGCGAACCGGCCAGCGCCGCCAGCGTCGCCGGCGCCAAGATGCTCCGCGAAGAGGGAGTCATCGCGCCTAGTGATCGCGTCGTCTGCATCCTGACGGGACATCTGCTGAAAGATCCCAACGCGACGGTCGCCTATCACACGACCGATCAAGATTACTTCAACCAGGTGCTCGGCAGTCGTGGAGTCAAGCGGGCCGCGCACGCCAACCGCGCGGTTGCGGTTAAAAACGAGCTCGACGAGATCGTCCAAGCCATTCAGCTTTACGGTTAA
- a CDS encoding RrF2 family transcriptional regulator has product MKLSRTVAYALQATLQLAETDSSSPVPCSKLAAKGDMPERFLLQVLRNLVTHGILRSTRGVDGGYTLVRPAEQISLLEIIEAIDGPMDSRLPIESEVDSSFQENLKEALANVTTAMRQQLADIKISKLVTKSTNGRPVIAPHPHITSALAETGVVVRQGS; this is encoded by the coding sequence ATGAAACTTTCGCGAACGGTCGCTTATGCACTTCAAGCGACACTCCAACTGGCTGAAACCGATTCCTCTAGCCCGGTTCCTTGCAGCAAGCTTGCCGCCAAAGGAGATATGCCGGAGCGGTTTTTACTACAGGTTTTGCGCAACCTCGTTACGCATGGAATTTTGCGTAGCACCCGTGGAGTTGACGGCGGCTATACCTTGGTACGTCCGGCCGAACAGATTTCGCTGTTGGAAATCATTGAAGCAATCGACGGTCCGATGGACTCACGATTGCCCATCGAGAGTGAAGTCGATTCGTCCTTCCAAGAGAACTTGAAAGAAGCGTTGGCCAACGTGACGACCGCGATGCGGCAACAACTGGCCGACATCAAGATCTCGAAGTTAGTAACAAAGTCCACCAATGGACGCCCTGTGATCGCGCCGCATCCTCACATCACATCCGCTTTGGCGGAAACCGGCGTGGTGGTTCGACAAGGGAGCTAG
- a CDS encoding SIS domain-containing protein, with amino-acid sequence MLGAQLDSSAYVARLQQEIAKVDQAALQTWADLIYQAWENGKWVYIFGNGGSGTTASHMAEDLGKSTLHEKDLGDESLKRLKVLSLTDNAGWLMAVGNDLHYDQIFLQQLMNYGGEGDVVIAISGSGNSGNVLNAVDWANRHGLQTIGLTGYSGGKLKEQAQHSLHVPTDDMGMVESIHLCLFHWVLNDVFARINHVGRYAA; translated from the coding sequence ATGCTTGGCGCCCAATTAGATTCGTCCGCTTACGTCGCCCGTCTGCAACAAGAGATCGCCAAAGTCGATCAAGCGGCATTGCAAACCTGGGCCGATCTCATTTACCAGGCCTGGGAAAACGGCAAGTGGGTTTACATCTTCGGCAACGGCGGATCAGGCACGACCGCCAGCCACATGGCCGAAGATCTGGGCAAAAGCACGCTGCACGAAAAAGACCTGGGAGACGAATCGCTCAAGCGTCTGAAAGTGCTGAGCCTGACCGACAACGCCGGCTGGTTGATGGCCGTCGGTAATGACCTACACTACGACCAAATCTTCCTGCAGCAGTTGATGAACTACGGCGGCGAAGGAGACGTGGTGATCGCGATCAGCGGATCGGGCAACAGCGGCAACGTGCTAAACGCCGTCGATTGGGCGAATCGCCATGGTCTGCAGACAATCGGGCTGACCGGCTATAGCGGCGGCAAATTGAAAGAGCAGGCGCAACACAGTCTGCATGTGCCGACCGATGACATGGGAATGGTCGAGAGCATTCACCTTTGCTTGTTCCACTGGGTATTGAACGACGTCTTCGCTCGCATCAATCACGTCGGACGATACGCCGCCTAG
- a CDS encoding threonine aldolase family protein, translating into MNAPNPLPRRQFASDNYAGVIPEVWEALEHARFGHATAYGEDPWTARASDLLRDFFETDCEVYFVFNGTAANSLALASLCNSYHSVICHALAHVETDECGAPEFFSNGTKVLLAEGANGKIDPVAVENIVNRRKDIHYPKPRVLSVTQATEMGTVYQTDELATLCDTAKRHDLRLHLDGSRLANALASLNGSPANLTWRLGIDVLCFGGTKIGMPVGEAVVFFNKDLAHEFEYRCKQAGQLASKMRFLSAAWIGLLESGAWLKHAQNANACAAALGKGVESIEGVSLIAPVEANACFVQMPENVATGLRNRGWKFYTFIGNGGARFMCSWDTSMEDVTALVEDIRELSS; encoded by the coding sequence TTGAACGCCCCCAATCCATTGCCGCGCCGTCAATTTGCCAGTGACAACTACGCAGGCGTTATTCCTGAAGTCTGGGAAGCGCTGGAACATGCCCGGTTTGGACATGCGACGGCCTACGGTGAAGATCCCTGGACCGCTCGCGCGTCGGACCTGCTGCGTGATTTCTTTGAGACCGACTGCGAAGTCTACTTCGTCTTCAACGGCACCGCGGCCAACTCACTGGCGCTGGCCTCGCTTTGCAACTCGTATCACAGCGTAATTTGCCACGCATTGGCCCACGTCGAAACCGACGAGTGCGGCGCCCCCGAATTCTTCTCCAACGGCACCAAAGTGCTGCTGGCCGAAGGCGCCAACGGCAAGATCGATCCGGTCGCGGTTGAGAACATCGTCAATCGCCGCAAAGACATCCACTATCCCAAGCCGCGCGTCCTGAGCGTCACCCAGGCGACCGAAATGGGCACCGTCTATCAGACCGACGAACTAGCGACGCTATGCGATACGGCCAAGCGGCACGATTTGCGACTTCATTTGGATGGATCACGACTGGCAAACGCGCTGGCGAGCTTGAATGGATCGCCGGCCAATCTGACCTGGCGGCTGGGGATCGACGTCCTCTGCTTCGGCGGAACCAAGATCGGCATGCCGGTCGGCGAAGCGGTTGTCTTTTTCAACAAAGACCTAGCCCACGAGTTTGAATATCGCTGCAAACAGGCGGGCCAACTCGCATCGAAGATGCGGTTCCTCTCGGCCGCCTGGATTGGCTTGCTGGAATCAGGCGCCTGGCTCAAGCATGCCCAAAACGCCAACGCCTGCGCCGCTGCGCTGGGCAAGGGCGTCGAGTCGATCGAGGGCGTTTCGCTCATCGCACCGGTCGAAGCGAACGCCTGCTTCGTACAAATGCCTGAGAACGTCGCGACCGGCTTGCGCAACCGCGGTTGGAAATTCTACACGTTCATCGGCAACGGCGGCGCGCGTTTCATGTGCTCGTGGGATACGTCGATGGAAGATGTAACCGCACTGGTGGAGGATATCCGCGAGTTGTCTTCGTAA